The genomic region GCGATCCGGTCGGCCGCCGCCAGGTGGGCCCGGGTGCCGACGACGCGGTCGACACCGGCCTGACTGACGTACGGCGCGCGGAACAGGCCCAGCTTCGTCTTCAGCCGCAGGATCCGCAGGACCGACTCGTCGAGCCGCGCCTCGGTCAGCTCGCCACTGCGCACGGCATCCAGGACCGCGTGCCAGGCGAGGTCCAGGTCCGGCGGGTTGAGGAGCTGGTCCACGCCCGCCTTCAGTGCGAGCACCGGCACCCGGTCGTCGCCGTACTTGGTCCGCACGCCCTCCATGCCGAGGGAGTCCGTCACCACGACCCCGTCGTAGCCGAGCCGTTCACGCAGGATGCCGGTGAGGATCGGGCGGGAGAGGGTGGCCGGGTCGCCGGAGTCGTCGAGGGCCGGGACCATCAGGTGCGCGGTCATGATCGAGTCGATGCCCGCGGCGATCGCCGCCCGGAACGGCGGTGCGTCCAGCTTCTCCCACAGCTCCCGGCTGTGCGTGATGGTCGGGAAGCCGGTGTGGCTGTCGACGTTGGTGTCCCCGTGCCCGGGGAAGTGCTTGGCGGTCGCCGCCACCCCGGACCCCTGGTACCCGGCGACCTCGGCGGCCACCAGCGCGGCCACCGCCCGCGGGTCGGCACCGAAGGACCGTACGCCGATGACCGGGTTGGCCGGGTTGACGTTCACGTCGGCCACGGGGGAGTAGTCCTGCCGGATGCCCATCGCCCGCAGCTCGCGCCCGGCGATCCGCCCGAGGTTCCGGGCATCGGACCGCGACCCGCCCGCGCCGACGGCCATGGCGCCCGGGAAGAGCGTCGCGGGCCTGCCCACCCGGGCGACGATCCCGTGCTCCTGGTCGGTGGAGACGATCACGGGCAGCCCGCGCGGCAGTTCCAGGGAGGCCCGCTGGATGCCGTTGGACAGATCCGCGATCTGGTGCGGCTCGCGGGTGTTGTGCGCCCAGGCGAAGTAGATGATGCCGCCGACCCGGTACCTCGCGACCAGCTCGGCGGCCGTACGGACCCCGATCTCCTTCAGGTTGGCGTCGATGTCGGCCTGGTCGGGGGCGGTGGCGGAGTGGCCGTACACCCGCATCACGAAGAGCTGGCCGACCTTCTCCTCCAGCGTCATGCGCGAGACGAGGGCGCCAAGTCGCTTGTCGTCGGGGGCGTCCGCGGCGTACGCGGGCCCGGCTGCGAGGGCGCCGGCGGCGCCGGCCGTGGCGGCGAGGACGGTGCGTCTGGAGGGCTGTGCGGTGTTTCCCGTGCTTCCCGTGCCGGTGTCGTGCACGTGCGCTCCTTCCGGAGGTGATCCGCTCGGATCCGCTGAAGGAAACTTCCAAGAGGTCACCAGTAACCGGGAAGTTTCTGCCAGTCAAGGGAATGCACACTAACTGCACAGGGGCCGCCACCGGCGCGGTTGGAGGGGGACGCGCCGATGGCGGCGGTGCCGCCGGCCGCGGTACGGCGGAGAGGGTGGTCAGCGATCGCAGCCAGCAGCGAGGGCCGACACCGCACCGTGGTGACTCTCCGGCGGCCTGCGATTGGACGACGGGAGTCCGGGCCGGGTTCCCGGCCCGGGCCGGATTTCCGGAAGTCGGTAGGCGAGGTGAACCAGGGGTTCAACGGGGCGGATGAGCCGCCACTTCTCCCTTCAAAGGGTGCGCTCGACCTTCAGAGGGTGTGCTCGACGAACCGCGCCGCCGTCTCGGCCAGCACCTCCCGTCCGTCCCTCGCCCACAGCCCGTCGTTGAACAGCTCGACCTCGATGGCGCCGGTGTAGCCGGCGGATTGCACGTACCGCTGCCACTCCCGCATGTCGATCGAGCCGTCGCCGATCTGGCCACGGCCGGTCAGCACGCCCTCGGGGAGCGGAGTCGTCCAGTCGGCGAGCTGGAAGGTGTGGATCCGGCCGCCCGCACCCGCCCGGGCGATCTGCGCGGGAGCCGTGTCGTCCCACCAGATGTGGTACGTGTCGACGGTGACCCCGACCTGGTGCGCCGGAAAGCGTTCGGCCAGGTCCAGGGCCTGGGCCAGCGTCGACACCACACAGCGGTCGGAGGCGTACATCGGGTGGAGCGGCTCGATCGCCAGGCGGACGCCGTGCCGTTCCGCGTACGGGCCCAGTTCCGCCAGGGCGTCCGCGATGCGTTCGCGGGCGCCGTGCAGGTCCTTGGAGCCGGGCGGGAGGCCGCCCGAGACCAGGACCAGGGTGTCGGTGCCCAGCGTCGCCGCCTCGTCGATCGCCCGGCGGTTGTCGGCCAGGGCCTCCGCGCGCTTGGCCGGGTCGATCGCCGTGAAGAAGCCGCCCCGGCACAACGTCGTCACCGTCAGACCCGCGTCCCGGACCAGCTTCGCCGTGGCCTCCAGGCCGTACGTCTGGACCGGCTCGCGCCACAGGCCCACGTTGCGGACGCCCAACCGGCCGCACTCGTCCACCAGTTCCGGCATCGACAGCTGCTTCACCGTCATCTGGTTGATGGAGAAGCGCTCCAGCTCCGTGGTGCTCACTGGTCCACCCCGTACACGCCCAGCAGGTTCTTCATCCGCTCCTCCGCCAGCTTCGGGTCGGGGAACAGGCCGAGGCCGTCGGCGAGTTCGTACGCCTTCGCGAAGTGCGGGAGGGAGCGGGCCGACTGGAGGCCGCCGACCATCGTGAAGTGGGACTGGTGGCCGGCCAGCCAGGCCAGGAACACCACGCCCGTCTTGTAGAAGCGGGTCGGTGTCTGGAAGAGGTGGCGGGAGAGTTCGACCGTGGGGTCGAGCAGGTCGCGGAAGCCCCGCACGTCGCCCGTGTCCAGGACCCGGACCGCCTCCGCCGCCAGCGGACCCAGCGGGTCGAAGATGCCGAGCAGGGCATGGCTGAAGCCCTTCTCGTCGCCCGCGATCAGCTCGGGGTAGTTGAAGTCGTCGCCCGTGTAGCAGCGCACGCCCTGCGGCAGCCGGCGGCGGATGTCGATCTCGCGCTGCGCGTCCAGCAGCGAGACCTTGATGCCGTCGACCTTGTCCGGGTGCGCCGCGATGACGTCCAGGAAGGTGTCGGTGGCGGCGTCCAGGTCGCTCGACCCCCAGTAGCCCTCCAGCGCCGGGTCGAACATCGGGCCCAGCCAGTGCAGGACGACCGGCTCGGCGGCCTGGCGGAGCAGGTGGCCGTAGACCTCCAGGTAGTCCTCCGGGCCGGAGGCGGCTGCCGCGAGCGCCCGGGACGCCATCAGGATGGCCTGCGCGCCGGACTGCTCCACGACCGCGAGCTGCTCCTCGTAGGCCGCGCGGACCTCGGCCGGTGAACCGGCCGTGAGCTGGTCGGTGCCGACACCGCAGGCGATCCGGCCGCCGACCGCCTTGGCCTCGGCGGCGCTGCGGCGGATCAGCTCGGCCGCACCCGCCCAGTCCAGGCCCATGCCGCGCTGGGCGGTGTCCATGGCCTCGGCCACGCCCAGCCCGTGCGACCACAGGTGCCGCCGGAAGGCGAGGGTGGCGTCCCAGTCGACCGCGGCGGGCGAGTCGGGGGACACGTCCGCGTACGGGTCGGCGACGACGTGCGCCGCCGAGAAGACCGTGCGGGAGGTGAAGGGGGTGCCGGGGGTCAGGGCGAGGGGCTCCGTGCGGGGCTCGTACGTCCGCAGGCCGCCGGTGGCGTCGGGGAGTCGGATCGTCACAGCGCGATCTCCGGTACGTCGAGGCGGCGGCCCTCGGCCGAGGACCGCAGGCCCAGCTCGGCGAGCTGGACACCGCGGGCGCCGGCCAGCAGGTCCCAGTGGTAGGGGGCGTCGGCGTAGACGTGCTTGAGGAACAGCTCCCACTGCGCCTTGAAGCCGTTGTCGAACTCGGCGTTGTCCGGGATCTCCTGCCACTGGTCGCGGAAGACCTCGGTGGCGGGGATGTCCGGGTTCCAGACCGGCTTGGGCGTGGCCGAGCGGTGCTGGACGCGGCAGTTGCGCAGGCCGGCCACCGCCGAACCCTCCGTGCCGTCCACCTGGAACTCGACGAGCTCGTCGCGGTTGACGCGCACGGCCCAGCTGGAGTTGATCTGGGCGATGGCGCCGCCCTCCAGCTCGAAGATGCCGTAGGCGGCGTCGTCGGCCGTGGCGTCGTAGGGCTTGCCGTTCTCGTCCCAGCGCTGCGGGATGTGGGTGGTGGCGATGGCCTGGACGGACTTCACCCGGCCGAACAGCTCGTGCAGGACGTACTCCCAGTGCGGGAACATGTCGACGACGATGCCGCCGCCGTCCTCGGCCCGGTAGTTCCAGGACGGGCGCTGCGCGGCCTGCCAGTCGCCCTCGAAGACCCAGTAGCCGAACTCGCCGCGCACGGACAGGATCCGGCCGAAGAAGCCGCCGTCGATGAGGCGCTTCAGCTTGAGCAGGCCGGGGAGGAAGAGCTTGTCCTGGACGACGCCGTGCTTGATGCCGGCCTCGTTCGCCAGCCGGGCCAGCTCCAGGGCGCCGTCGAGGCCGGTGGCCGTGGGCTTCTCGGTGTAGATGTGCTTGCCGGCCGCGATGGCCTTCTTGAGCGCCTCCTCGCGGGCGGAGGTGACCTGGGAGTCGAAGTAGATGTCTACCGTCTCGTCGGCGAGGACCGCGTCCAGGTCGGTCGAGACGTGCTCCAGGCCGTGCTGCTCGGCCAGCGCCTTCAGCGCGTGCTCACGGCGGCCGACCAGGATCGGCTCGGGCCACAGCACGGTGCCGTCGCCGAGGTCGAGGCCGCCCTGCTCACGGAGGGCGAGGATGGAGCGGACCAGGTGCTGGCGGTAGCCCATGCGCCCGGTCACGCCGTTCATGGCGATACGCACCGTCTTGCGTGTCACGTCGTTCCCTTCGTACGCGGTCGTCGCGCCGCGTACGCCCGACTGGTGAGCGGTACAGCAAGCGCTTTCTATACAGGAAGAAGCTAGCCTCTGAACCGCGGTCCGGACAAGACCGTGACCAGGACGAGTTGTTCGAGGGGGCGAACGACCGGGGGCCGGGGGCTTAAGGTCTGCTCGGAACCATGGCCATAGGTCCATCGGAGCCAGGGCCTCGGTTCCATCGGAACCAAGGCCACAGGTCTGTATGTGTACGAGGGCGACTCTGTATGTGTACGAGGGCGGACGACGAGATGCGCGACCGGAGGACGACGAGATGACGGTGACCCTGGCGGACGTGGCGGCCCGCGCGCAGGTCTCGCCCGCGACGGTGTCGCGCGTGCTGAACGGGAACTACCCCGTGGCCGCGTCCACCCGGGAGCGGGTGCTGAAGGCCGTGGACGAGCTGGACTACGTGCTCAACGGGCCCGCGAGCGCCCTGGCCGCCGCCACCTCCGACCTGGTCGGGATCCTGGTGAACGACATCGCCGACCCGTTCTTCGGGATCATGGCGAGCGCGATCCAGGCCGAGATCGGCGGGCCGGGCGGTCGCGCGGGCGGGGAGAGGCTCGCGGTGGTCTGCAACACGGGGGGTTCTCCCGAGCGGGAGCTGACGTATCTCACGCTGTTGCAGCGGCAGCGGGCGGCGGCCGTGGTGCTGACCGGCGGGGCGATCGAGGACGCGGCGCACACGGCGGCGATGGACGCGAAGGTGCGCAAGCTGACCGACGCCGGGACGCGTGTGGTGCTGTGCGGGCGGCCGCCGGCGCCGGAGACCGGCGCGATCGCGCTGACCTTCGACAACCGCGGGGGCGGGCAGGAACTCACCGAGCACCTGATCGGGCTCGGGCACCGGCGGCTCGGCTACATCGCGGGCCCGGAGGAACGGACGACCACCCGGCACCGGCTGGAGGGGCACCGGGCCGCGCTCGCCGCGCACGGCATCGAGGAGGACCCTCGGTGGACGGTGCACGGGCGGTACGACCGGCGGTCCGGTTACGAGGCGACGCTGGAACTGCTGCGGCGCGACCCGTCGCTGACGGCGGTCGTCGCCGCGAACGACTCCGTCGCGCTGGGGGCGTGTGCGGCGCTGCGGGACTCCGGGCTGCGGATCCCGGAGGACGTGTCGGTGGCCGGGTTCGACGATCTGCCGTTCAGCATCGACGCGGTGCCCTCGCTGACGACCGTGCGGTTGCCGCTGGCGGAGGCCGGGGCGCGGGCCGGGCGGATCGCGATGGGGCGGGAGGAGGCGCCGCCCGGCGGGATCGCCTCGGTGCGGGGGGAGTTGATGGTGCGGGGGTCCTCCGGGGTGCCGCGGGTTTCCTGACCTCGGCGCTGCTTCCCTGCGTGCGGACCTGCGGACGCGGCGGTCCACGCCTGCACCCCGGTGAGCCCGAACAGACCGGGCACCTCCGCCCGGCCCCGCCTCCGCCGTCCGCTCGATGCGCAGTCCCGCTGCGGCCGGTGGTGTTCCAGGAGTCGAAGGTGCGGGTGGGGTCCCCCTGCTCGCTCGGAGTCGCGGACGCCGATGTCAGCGCACGACGTCGAAGACGTTCTTCTGCAGACCGTTGCCGTAGACCTCGTGCTCGACGAGCTTCAGCATCTGGGTGTCCTTGTCCGTGGTGCTGAAGAGCCGCTTGCCCGCACCGAGCAGGAGCGGAAAGACGAGCAGGTGGTAACGGTCGATCAGGCCGGCGTCCGAAAGGGCCTGGTTCAGGGATGCGCTGCCGTGGACGATGATCGGGCCGCCCTCGGTCTCCTTCAGAGCGGCGACGTCGTCGAGCGAGCGCAGGATCGTCGTCTCGCCCCAGTTCGACACCAGGTCGTCCTCGGTGAGGGTGGTGGAGACGACGTACTTCGGCATCACCTTGTAGTCGGCGAAGTCCTCCATGTCGGGCCACACCGCGCTGAACGCCTCGTAGCTGGTCCGGCCCATCAGCATCGCGGCGGCTTCCTTCTGCTCCCGGCCCTTGATCTCGAATGCCTCGGGGAGGAACTCGATGTCCTTGAAGGTCCACCCGGAGTTCCGGTAACCGGGCTCGCCGCCCGGGGCCTCCACGACGCCGTCGAGCGAGAGGAAAGCTGTGCTGATCAGGGTACGCATCTGAGGTTCCTTCGGTGTCTCGTGTCCGGTTCGCAAGAGAATCAGTCTGTGCGCGCTTCCACCACACTCGCAGCCGCGGCGCACCAATCGTGGTCTTTGACTGCGGATCACGGAGAAACTCATCGGCCGTCGCCCCGTCTGGTCCCGGCTGTCCTGGACGTCTAGACTCTCCCACGGGAATCTCTGACTGAGTCAACCATCGGGGGTCGTGGTCATGACCGTCCAGGACATCCGCTCCTTCAACCGCTTCTACACGAACGTCATCGGCGCGCTCGACTACGGCCGCCACCTCTACGCGCCCTACACCCTCACCGAGTCCCGCGTGCTCTACGAACTCGCGCACGCGCCGCGTACGGACGCCGCCGACCTGCGGACCCAGCTGCACCTGGACGCCGGGTACCTGAGCCGCATCCTGAACAAGTTCGAGGAGGACGGCCTGGTCGAGCGCGGGCCGTCCGAGACGGATCCGCGCCGCCGCCGCATCACCCTCACCGAGCGTGGCCGGGAGGCCGCCGCGCTCCTCGACGAGCGGGCGCGCGAGACGGTCGGGGCGATGCTGGGCACCGTGCGCGCCGAGGACCGGCCGCGGCTGGCGGAGGCGCTGCGGACCGTCCGGACGATCCTGGGTGAGGGCCGGGCGCCGCGACCGGAGGACGTCGTGCTGCGCGACCCCGTCCCCGGCGACCTCGGCTGGATCGTGCAGCGCAACGCCGCCCTGTACGCCGCCGAGTACGGCTTCGACCTCGACTACGAGGGTCTGGTCGCCCGGATCGTCGCCGAGTACGCCGAAGACCACGACCCGCACCTGGAGCGGACGTGGATCGCCGAGCTGGACGGCCGGCCGGTGGGGTGCGTGATGTGCGTACGGGACGACGCGCCGGGGGCCGCCCGGCTCCGGCTGCTGCTCGTCGAGCCGGACGCGCGCGGCCTGGGTATCGGGGACCGGCTGGTCGGGGCCGTCGTCGCCTTCGCGCGCGAGGCCGGTTACCGCGAGGTCGTCCTGTGGACCAACGACATCCTCGCCGCCGCCCGCCGCATCTACCAGCGCCACGGCTTCGTGCTGGTCGCGGAGAAACCGCACCGCTCCTTCGGGCAGGACCTGGTCGGCCAGGACTGGCGACTGGATCTTCTCGCAACACCCGAGTGACGAAGGGGAGTCGTCGGCAGGGCCGCCGGGTAGGGTCCGTCCACATGAAGCTGGCGTTCTCCACCCTCGGTGTCCCCGGCCTGCCCCTGCCCGACGTCCTGCGGCTCGCGACCACGCACGGCTACCACGGCGTGGAGCTGCGCGCCCACCCCGAGGAACCGGTCCACCCCGGCCTCGGCTCCGCCGAACGGGCCGATGTCGCGGCCGAGTTCAAGGGGTCGGGCGTAGAGATCCTGGGCCTGGCGGGCTACGCGCGGGTCGCCGCGCCGGGCGACGACGAGCCCGTCCTGGCCGAGATCCGATCCCTCCTCGACCTGGCCCGTGACCTCGACGCCCCGTACATCCGGGTCTTCCCCGGCGGCGACCTGGACGTCCAGACGCCCGAGGAGGCCGACGCGACGGCCGCCAGGCGGCTGGGCACGGCCGCCGAGTACGCGGGCGACCTGGGCGTCCGCATCCTCCTGGAGACCCACGACTCGCACCGCACCGCCGCCGACGCCATGCGCGTCCTCGGTCTGGTCGGCCACCGCCAGGTGGGCGCGCTGTGGGACGTGATGCACACCTGGCTGGGCGGCGAACAGCCCTCGGAGACCTACGCGGCCCTCTCCCCGCACCTCGGCTACGTCCAGGTCAAGGACATCGCCTCCGCCGAGGACACGACCCCGCTGCCGCTCGGCGCGGGCGTCCTGCCGCTGGCCGAGTGCGTGGAGGTCCTCTCCCGGCACGGCTGGGACGGCTGGCTGTGCTGGGAGTACGAGAAGCGCTGGTACGAGTCGGCCGCCGAACTGCCCGGCCTGCTGGGGGCGGGCCGCGAGCATCTGAGCCGTTTGCTGAACGACTCGGCGTGACAGGGGGGGGGCCGCGTCTGTTCCGCGGAGCGCCTGACCGGGCTCGGGGACGGACGGCCGTCCGCATTGCAGCAGCCCCTGACCGGGCCCGGGCGGCTCGGTCGGAATTGCGGCGGCTCTGACCACCGTGGGCGCGGGGCGGCTCGTCGACCCCATCCCGGCAGCCCTGATCGGGCTCGGGTGCTCGCGGCCCGGAGGGCCTGACTTGGCTCTGTCACGGGCAGCTCGGTCACGCCGCGGCGGCCCCGACCTGGCTCGGGCGCGCGTGGCTCGACCGCAATGCGGCGCCACCCCCGACCGGGACTCGGCACAGGCGGCTCGGTCGGAATTGCGGCGGCTCTGACCACCGTGGGCGCGGGGCGGCTCGTCGACCCCATCCCGGCAGCCCTGATCGGGCTCGGGTGCTCGCGGCCCGGAGGGCCTGACTTGGCTCTGTCACGGGCAGCTCGGTCACGCCGCGGCGACCCCGACCTGGCTCGTGCACGCGTGGCTCGACCGCAACGCGGCGCCACCCCCGACCGGGACTCGGCACAGGCGGCTCGGCCGCATCGAGGCAGCCCTGATCGCTCGGCAACCGCCCGGGCGGTCAGATCACGCGGAACAGATCGGCGGCGGCGTGGACGTCGGTGAGGTCCTCGACGGAGCGGAGGTTGTCGCACAGCGCCTCCAGCACCGAGCCGGCCTCGCCGACGCGCGGGGCACCGACGACCACGCCGAACACCCGGAAGCCGAGCCGGTGCTTGGCGTCGTTCCAGCCGCGCATCCACTCCTCGGTGACACCGCAGTCGTCGTCGGTGATCATCACGATGTCGCCGCGCCTGCGGGCGGTGTCGCCGAACTCGTCCGCCAGCAGCTCGCCGGCCGCTGACAGCGGCGTCTGGTAGCTGGTGCCGCCGCCCAGGAAGGTCTCCGCGAAGTCCAGGACCCGGCCCGTGCCGGCGGACCGGCCGGCCGGGAAGCGGAAGACCTGGATCCTGCCGGGCGCGGAGAACAGGATGCCGACGAAGTCACGCCCCGACTCGCGGGCCTGGTCCAGCAGCGCCAGTGCGCACCCCTTGGCCCACGCCTCCCGGGTGATCCCGCCGGGCCCGGCCTCGTACATCGAGTGCGAGGTGTCCACGCACGCGATGATCGCGCCCCGGCCGGTGGCCTGCTCCCCCTGGCTGTCGTAGAGCATCAGCTCCCCGGCGGCGTAGCGCACGGCGAACACCGCACGCAGCTCGGGCACCCCGAGGCCCGCCAACTCGGAGGGGATGACCCGGGAGAGGTCGTCGCCGAGCGTGACGCCGACCAGTTCGCCGGCGGCGTTCTCCACCCTGCGGGCGCGCTCGCCCCTGGCCATCTGCCGGAAGCGGCCGATCAGCTCGGCCCACTCCGCGAGCCGGCCTGTGCGCAGCCGCTCGGCGAGCCGGGCGCGCTGGTCGAACGGCATCCGTTCCAGCTCGCCCGGGCCGACGCCCCACGCCCGCAGCAGCGCGGACTCCTGCCGCACGGCCTCGGCGGCCTGCGCCGCCGCGTTCCGCGCACCGGCCCGGACGGCGGCGGCCGACGTCCCGAGGGCCCGGGCGGCGTCCTGGGCGGCCTGCCGTGCGGCGGCCGCGGCGGCTTCGGCGGTCCGGACCGCCCGTCGTACGGCGTCGGCGGCCGGAGCCGGCACGGTGCCGTCCTGGCCGGCCTCCTCGGCGGCCTGCCGCAGCGCCTCGGCCGCGACGGACGCCGCCTCTTCGGCGTCCTGCTGCCCCTGCCCCGCCCGCCCGGCCTGTTCCCGGGCCTGCCGGGTGCGCTCCAGCAGCCCCCGCAGCGCGGCGGCCTGGGCGAGTACGGCCATGGCGGCGGCGTAGGGGTCACCCGCCGTCTCCCGGCGCAGCTCGGTGAACCCGGGTGACTCCACCAGCGCGGTGACGACCTGGTGGTCGACCAGCCGGGACGGATCCATCTCGGCGGGCTCGCGCAACCGCGGGCCGGCCTTGTAGGCCGCCAGGAACACGTCGGTCAGGAGGTCCGTGGCGTGGTCGTGGCGCGCCTCCAGCTCCCGGGCCAGCTCGCGCAGCGCGGCCGACTGCTCGTAGGTGTCGCGCCAGGTCATCCGGTCGAACCGGTCCGCGACCACGGCCGCCGTGTGCCGCCCCAAAACGGCGGAGGACAGCCCCAGCCACTTCCCGGCCAGGCTCGCCAGTTCGTTCAGTCCGTCCAGTTCGTCCGGCCCGCTCGAAGCCCCGTCCATGGTCACCCCGGCGTTCAGAGCTGCGCCTGCACCATGCTCGCGTCCATGCCGAGGGCCTCGGTGAGGACCCGGGCGCGGACGGCGCGCTGGCGGCCGGTGACCCGGTCGATGGCGGCGGTGGAGCGGCCGGCGCTCACCGCCTCCTCGCGCAGCTTCTCCAGCCGCTTGCCCGCCGTGGCGAGCTTGTTGTGGGCCTTCTTGATGACCCAGTCGCTCAGCGCCTCGCGGGACTGCCCGGCCATGGCGTCGAGCTGCGCTTCCAGTTCGTCGATGGCGTCGGCCAGGTCGAGCGCCTCCTTGGCGTCGGGGTTGACCAGGTGCAGCACCTCGCGCTCGACGGTGGGGCGGTCGGCGGGGGAGTCCCACAGCACGTGCGTCAGCATCGACAGGTCGGTCTCGTCGACCGCCGGGCGCCCGTCGAGGTACGCGGAGGCCTGGAGCAGCCCCACCGCCTGCCGCCAGCGGCGGTCGGAGGCGACGAGTTCCCTGCGGCGCAGGGCGGAGCGCAGCGTGCACACCGCGTCCACGATCGCGTCCGGGACGTCCACGGCCGGGACGGCCTCGGTCACGGCGTGCTGCAGCGCGGCCAGTTCGACGGTGGTCCTGGCCGGCGCCGCCGGCCGCCGGACGGCGGACCGTACGAGCTCGGCGAAGTTCGAGGGGTTCTCCAGGTACCCGACCTCGATCCGCACCAGCAGCCGGTCGTAGATCGCCGCCGCGTCGTCCTCGCTCGGCAGTTCGTTGC from Streptomyces chartreusis NRRL 3882 harbors:
- a CDS encoding glycoside hydrolase family 3 protein — translated: MHDTGTGSTGNTAQPSRRTVLAATAGAAGALAAGPAYAADAPDDKRLGALVSRMTLEEKVGQLFVMRVYGHSATAPDQADIDANLKEIGVRTAAELVARYRVGGIIYFAWAHNTREPHQIADLSNGIQRASLELPRGLPVIVSTDQEHGIVARVGRPATLFPGAMAVGAGGSRSDARNLGRIAGRELRAMGIRQDYSPVADVNVNPANPVIGVRSFGADPRAVAALVAAEVAGYQGSGVAATAKHFPGHGDTNVDSHTGFPTITHSRELWEKLDAPPFRAAIAAGIDSIMTAHLMVPALDDSGDPATLSRPILTGILRERLGYDGVVVTDSLGMEGVRTKYGDDRVPVLALKAGVDQLLNPPDLDLAWHAVLDAVRSGELTEARLDESVLRILRLKTKLGLFRAPYVSQAGVDRVVGTRAHLAAADRIAERTTTLLVNRGRLLPLSRRRYPKVLVVGADPASPSGTTGPPTGVLAAALTGLGFTATALSTGTAPSAATIARAVAAARDADAVVAATYNVTAGSGQQTLVEQLVATGRPVVAVAIRNPYDVARLPSVPACLAAYSWTDVELRAAARVIAGRVEPRGTLPVPVQRADDPEQVLYPIGYGLTY
- a CDS encoding VWA domain-containing protein encodes the protein MDGASSGPDELDGLNELASLAGKWLGLSSAVLGRHTAAVVADRFDRMTWRDTYEQSAALRELARELEARHDHATDLLTDVFLAAYKAGPRLREPAEMDPSRLVDHQVVTALVESPGFTELRRETAGDPYAAAMAVLAQAAALRGLLERTRQAREQAGRAGQGQQDAEEAASVAAEALRQAAEEAGQDGTVPAPAADAVRRAVRTAEAAAAAARQAAQDAARALGTSAAAVRAGARNAAAQAAEAVRQESALLRAWGVGPGELERMPFDQRARLAERLRTGRLAEWAELIGRFRQMARGERARRVENAAGELVGVTLGDDLSRVIPSELAGLGVPELRAVFAVRYAAGELMLYDSQGEQATGRGAIIACVDTSHSMYEAGPGGITREAWAKGCALALLDQARESGRDFVGILFSAPGRIQVFRFPAGRSAGTGRVLDFAETFLGGGTSYQTPLSAAGELLADEFGDTARRRGDIVMITDDDCGVTEEWMRGWNDAKHRLGFRVFGVVVGAPRVGEAGSVLEALCDNLRSVEDLTDVHAAADLFRVI
- a CDS encoding bifunctional helix-turn-helix transcriptional regulator/GNAT family N-acetyltransferase, which encodes MTVQDIRSFNRFYTNVIGALDYGRHLYAPYTLTESRVLYELAHAPRTDAADLRTQLHLDAGYLSRILNKFEEDGLVERGPSETDPRRRRITLTERGREAAALLDERARETVGAMLGTVRAEDRPRLAEALRTVRTILGEGRAPRPEDVVLRDPVPGDLGWIVQRNAALYAAEYGFDLDYEGLVARIVAEYAEDHDPHLERTWIAELDGRPVGCVMCVRDDAPGAARLRLLLVEPDARGLGIGDRLVGAVVAFAREAGYREVVLWTNDILAAARRIYQRHGFVLVAEKPHRSFGQDLVGQDWRLDLLATPE
- a CDS encoding sugar phosphate isomerase/epimerase family protein, which gives rise to MKLAFSTLGVPGLPLPDVLRLATTHGYHGVELRAHPEEPVHPGLGSAERADVAAEFKGSGVEILGLAGYARVAAPGDDEPVLAEIRSLLDLARDLDAPYIRVFPGGDLDVQTPEEADATAARRLGTAAEYAGDLGVRILLETHDSHRTAADAMRVLGLVGHRQVGALWDVMHTWLGGEQPSETYAALSPHLGYVQVKDIASAEDTTPLPLGAGVLPLAECVEVLSRHGWDGWLCWEYEKRWYESAAELPGLLGAGREHLSRLLNDSA
- a CDS encoding Gfo/Idh/MocA family protein; the protein is MTRKTVRIAMNGVTGRMGYRQHLVRSILALREQGGLDLGDGTVLWPEPILVGRREHALKALAEQHGLEHVSTDLDAVLADETVDIYFDSQVTSAREEALKKAIAAGKHIYTEKPTATGLDGALELARLANEAGIKHGVVQDKLFLPGLLKLKRLIDGGFFGRILSVRGEFGYWVFEGDWQAAQRPSWNYRAEDGGGIVVDMFPHWEYVLHELFGRVKSVQAIATTHIPQRWDENGKPYDATADDAAYGIFELEGGAIAQINSSWAVRVNRDELVEFQVDGTEGSAVAGLRNCRVQHRSATPKPVWNPDIPATEVFRDQWQEIPDNAEFDNGFKAQWELFLKHVYADAPYHWDLLAGARGVQLAELGLRSSAEGRRLDVPEIAL
- a CDS encoding LacI family DNA-binding transcriptional regulator, which produces MTVTLADVAARAQVSPATVSRVLNGNYPVAASTRERVLKAVDELDYVLNGPASALAAATSDLVGILVNDIADPFFGIMASAIQAEIGGPGGRAGGERLAVVCNTGGSPERELTYLTLLQRQRAAAVVLTGGAIEDAAHTAAMDAKVRKLTDAGTRVVLCGRPPAPETGAIALTFDNRGGGQELTEHLIGLGHRRLGYIAGPEERTTTRHRLEGHRAALAAHGIEEDPRWTVHGRYDRRSGYEATLELLRRDPSLTAVVAANDSVALGACAALRDSGLRIPEDVSVAGFDDLPFSIDAVPSLTTVRLPLAEAGARAGRIAMGREEAPPGGIASVRGELMVRGSSGVPRVS
- a CDS encoding dihydrodipicolinate synthase family protein, producing the protein MTIRLPDATGGLRTYEPRTEPLALTPGTPFTSRTVFSAAHVVADPYADVSPDSPAAVDWDATLAFRRHLWSHGLGVAEAMDTAQRGMGLDWAGAAELIRRSAAEAKAVGGRIACGVGTDQLTAGSPAEVRAAYEEQLAVVEQSGAQAILMASRALAAAASGPEDYLEVYGHLLRQAAEPVVLHWLGPMFDPALEGYWGSSDLDAATDTFLDVIAAHPDKVDGIKVSLLDAQREIDIRRRLPQGVRCYTGDDFNYPELIAGDEKGFSHALLGIFDPLGPLAAEAVRVLDTGDVRGFRDLLDPTVELSRHLFQTPTRFYKTGVVFLAWLAGHQSHFTMVGGLQSARSLPHFAKAYELADGLGLFPDPKLAEERMKNLLGVYGVDQ
- a CDS encoding dihydrofolate reductase family protein is translated as MRTLISTAFLSLDGVVEAPGGEPGYRNSGWTFKDIEFLPEAFEIKGREQKEAAAMLMGRTSYEAFSAVWPDMEDFADYKVMPKYVVSTTLTEDDLVSNWGETTILRSLDDVAALKETEGGPIIVHGSASLNQALSDAGLIDRYHLLVFPLLLGAGKRLFSTTDKDTQMLKLVEHEVYGNGLQKNVFDVVR
- a CDS encoding sugar phosphate isomerase/epimerase family protein, which translates into the protein MTVKQLSMPELVDECGRLGVRNVGLWREPVQTYGLEATAKLVRDAGLTVTTLCRGGFFTAIDPAKRAEALADNRRAIDEAATLGTDTLVLVSGGLPPGSKDLHGARERIADALAELGPYAERHGVRLAIEPLHPMYASDRCVVSTLAQALDLAERFPAHQVGVTVDTYHIWWDDTAPAQIARAGAGGRIHTFQLADWTTPLPEGVLTGRGQIGDGSIDMREWQRYVQSAGYTGAIEVELFNDGLWARDGREVLAETAARFVEHTL